In Halorussus limi, a genomic segment contains:
- a CDS encoding MoaD/ThiS family protein: MNVTVKLTGTLVARTGTHEARVAVPDDATVADVVDELAEQYGPQVRAGVLDGQRLRSDTVVVRETFDSTETLSTHSSLESGDTVRFQLNV; this comes from the coding sequence ATGAACGTCACTGTGAAACTTACCGGAACCCTCGTCGCCCGGACCGGCACCCACGAGGCCCGCGTGGCGGTGCCCGACGACGCGACGGTCGCAGACGTAGTGGACGAACTCGCCGAGCAGTACGGCCCGCAGGTCCGCGCGGGCGTCCTCGACGGCCAACGACTCCGCTCGGACACCGTCGTCGTCCGGGAGACGTTCGACTCGACCGAGACGCTCTCGACCCACAGTTCGCTGGAGAGCGGCGACACGGTGCGGTTCCAGTTGAACGTCTGA
- a CDS encoding HAD family hydrolase: MERYDQLYRLYDEFDAATLRALQNFVDLFPPVDSRVALEHWQEASDELDGLKAEVRDAFPATGETFCELAARATRDQAFTALDLYAKYDRGVNVLVLDVDETLRSAGGTDNEIPRETLHLLTEFHESGLPIVVCTGQTLENVKGFLIQGLGNEIVHSGNLSVVYEAGTGVFTPGHGADTKRLLYDDLDRDVRAIFDAVRSRVLSEAPERLRRGCHLQGNEFNVTLKPNFETGSDDAREVIDRALVYELDLLGSAVAAEVGEGVEADAETASDWARAYYASRDPEIRGVLESEGETPDADPEDLPDPVRAAFERIDVAYYEADAAEIGSLELNKVAGVESAFDVLGIDDPFAAVMGDSKSDLRVMKWVAENDAGIAAAPEHASRDVLDHVVRTDELIFDRGKAGDVLRTIYALNRLANLG; the protein is encoded by the coding sequence TCTATCGACTCTACGACGAGTTCGACGCCGCGACCCTCCGGGCACTCCAGAACTTCGTGGACCTCTTTCCCCCGGTGGACTCGCGGGTCGCGCTCGAACACTGGCAGGAGGCCAGCGACGAATTGGACGGTCTGAAAGCCGAGGTGCGCGACGCGTTCCCCGCGACCGGCGAGACGTTCTGCGAACTCGCGGCGCGGGCCACCCGCGACCAAGCGTTCACCGCGCTGGACCTCTACGCCAAGTACGACCGCGGGGTGAACGTCCTCGTCCTCGACGTGGACGAGACGCTACGCTCGGCGGGCGGCACCGACAACGAGATTCCGCGCGAGACGCTCCACCTCCTGACCGAGTTCCACGAGTCGGGGTTGCCCATCGTGGTCTGTACCGGCCAGACGCTCGAGAACGTCAAGGGCTTCCTGATTCAGGGCCTCGGCAACGAAATCGTCCACTCCGGAAACCTGTCGGTGGTCTACGAGGCCGGGACCGGCGTGTTCACGCCGGGCCACGGCGCCGACACCAAGCGACTGCTCTACGACGACCTCGACCGCGACGTGCGGGCCATCTTCGACGCGGTGCGCTCGCGGGTCCTCTCGGAAGCGCCCGAGCGCCTCCGTCGGGGGTGTCACCTGCAGGGCAACGAGTTCAACGTCACGCTCAAGCCGAACTTCGAGACCGGGAGCGACGACGCACGCGAGGTCATCGACCGCGCGCTGGTCTACGAACTCGACCTGCTCGGTTCCGCGGTCGCAGCGGAAGTCGGCGAGGGAGTCGAGGCGGACGCCGAAACGGCGAGCGACTGGGCGCGGGCCTACTACGCGTCTCGGGACCCCGAGATTCGGGGCGTCCTCGAGAGCGAGGGCGAGACGCCCGACGCGGACCCCGAGGACCTGCCCGACCCCGTCCGGGCGGCCTTCGAGCGCATCGACGTGGCCTACTACGAGGCCGACGCGGCCGAAATCGGGAGCCTCGAACTCAACAAGGTCGCGGGCGTCGAGTCGGCCTTCGACGTGCTGGGCATCGACGACCCCTTCGCCGCGGTCATGGGCGACAGCAAGAGCGATTTGCGGGTGATGAAGTGGGTCGCCGAGAACGACGCGGGCATCGCGGCCGCGCCGGAACACGCCTCGCGGGACGTGCTGGACCACGTGGTCCGGACCGACGAGTTGATTTTCGACCGCGGGAAGGCCGGCGACGTGCTGCGGACGATTTACGCGCTGAACCGACTGGCGAATCTGGGGTGA
- a CDS encoding dihydrodipicolinate synthase family protein, which yields MANNAPDPGTDDPLSVRGVVPPTVTAFDEDESVDYEATAAHARFVVDRGAHGVFPLGTNGEFPLLTPDERDGVVEAVVEEIGDDAPVIAGVGAPSTRQTVAHAEHAERVGADGVVVVTPYYYPVDHDAAVTHYRRVAEAVDLPVYVYHIPSKTGNSLSLETLDALADIENLVGLKDSSKDVPWLGQAIDAHPELTFLAGSDSLLFPGLEVGCAGVVSAVANAFPELVVDLYESYDEGDEERARELQSEVYDVRSALKRGPYMAGVKTALGLRETGFDPGPLRSPLRTMDDDDREALRADLSDLDLL from the coding sequence ATGGCGAACAACGCGCCCGACCCCGGTACGGACGACCCGCTCTCGGTCCGCGGCGTCGTCCCGCCGACCGTTACGGCGTTCGACGAGGACGAATCGGTCGATTACGAGGCGACTGCCGCCCACGCGCGGTTCGTCGTGGACCGCGGCGCCCACGGCGTCTTCCCGCTGGGGACCAACGGCGAGTTCCCGCTGTTGACCCCCGACGAGCGCGACGGCGTGGTCGAGGCCGTGGTCGAGGAAATCGGCGACGACGCGCCGGTCATCGCGGGCGTCGGCGCGCCGAGCACGCGCCAGACCGTCGCGCACGCCGAACACGCCGAGCGCGTGGGCGCGGACGGCGTGGTCGTCGTGACGCCCTACTACTACCCGGTGGACCACGACGCCGCGGTGACCCACTACCGGCGAGTCGCCGAGGCGGTGGACCTCCCGGTGTACGTCTACCACATCCCGAGCAAGACCGGCAACTCGCTGTCGCTGGAGACGCTCGACGCGCTCGCCGACATCGAGAACTTGGTCGGCCTGAAAGACTCCAGCAAGGACGTGCCGTGGCTCGGACAGGCCATCGACGCCCATCCCGAACTGACCTTCCTCGCGGGGTCGGACTCGCTCTTGTTCCCCGGACTGGAGGTCGGGTGCGCGGGCGTGGTCAGCGCGGTGGCGAACGCGTTCCCCGAACTCGTCGTGGACCTCTACGAGTCCTACGACGAGGGCGACGAGGAGCGCGCCCGCGAACTCCAGAGCGAGGTGTACGACGTGCGCTCGGCGCTCAAGCGCGGTCCCTACATGGCGGGCGTCAAGACGGCGCTCGGCCTGCGCGAAACCGGGTTCGACCCCGGCCCACTCCGGAGTCCGCTCCGGACGATGGACGACGACGACCGGGAGGCGCTCCGCGCGGACCTCTCGGACCTCGACCTGCTCTGA